Proteins encoded together in one Fimbriiglobus ruber window:
- a CDS encoding DUF4177 domain-containing protein, with translation MKWEYVTVEFVATGFERPEVNEDYRGTMNRFGAEGWELVSAVTYHSPTAEGDAVILFFKRPA, from the coding sequence ATGAAGTGGGAGTACGTCACCGTCGAGTTCGTTGCCACCGGCTTCGAGAGGCCGGAAGTCAACGAAGATTACCGGGGAACGATGAATCGGTTCGGGGCCGAGGGCTGGGAATTGGTGTCGGCCGTCACGTACCACAGCCCGACGGCCGAAGGTGACGCGGTCATCTTGTTCTTCAAGCGGCCCGCATAG
- a CDS encoding zinc ribbon domain-containing protein — MSEKIAPILRELHRLRKHLRELQSEIDLGPRVLKIQEQKLAAEEQAHKDAYDAIKKLKLQQKEDEGALKTVEQQLAKFQADLNTAGSKKEFDAKQTEIANASTKKGTLEDTILTTITDIEERTAKLPEVEAQWATAQKDFAQYKIDAKERLERLTADQKMTQEEVAKYDERLPLEMKGQYLRLIKTYGADGLAAVVGRGCQQCRTTITEQQRTNIAGGMFICCSQCGRGLYMADS, encoded by the coding sequence ATGAGTGAGAAGATCGCACCCATTCTGCGGGAACTGCACCGGCTCCGAAAACACCTCCGCGAACTCCAGAGTGAAATCGACCTCGGGCCGCGGGTGTTGAAAATCCAGGAACAGAAACTCGCCGCCGAGGAGCAGGCCCACAAGGACGCTTACGACGCGATCAAGAAGCTGAAACTTCAGCAGAAGGAAGACGAAGGGGCGCTCAAGACCGTCGAACAACAACTCGCCAAATTTCAGGCGGACCTGAACACCGCCGGTTCGAAGAAAGAGTTCGACGCCAAGCAAACGGAAATCGCCAACGCGAGTACCAAGAAGGGAACGCTCGAAGACACGATCCTGACGACCATCACCGACATCGAAGAGCGCACCGCGAAATTGCCCGAGGTCGAGGCACAGTGGGCGACCGCCCAAAAAGACTTCGCTCAGTACAAAATCGACGCGAAAGAGCGCCTCGAACGGCTCACGGCGGATCAGAAGATGACGCAGGAGGAAGTGGCGAAGTACGACGAGCGGCTGCCGCTCGAAATGAAAGGTCAATACCTGCGGCTCATCAAGACCTATGGGGCGGACGGGCTTGCCGCGGTGGTCGGCCGCGGGTGCCAGCAGTGTCGCACGACGATCACCGAGCAGCAGCGAACCAACATCGCCGGGGGCATGTTCATCTGCTGCTCGCAGTGCGGCCGCGGGCTTTACATGGCCGACTCGTAA
- the rpoD gene encoding RNA polymerase sigma factor RpoD: protein MDWQNDEVLKALIAKGKLNGSLTYDEVNQALPEGTSEADRLGEILELLEQNGINVIDEADTEEDGETAEALVAEVLLADAEIPFEDSDGDGRHIDDPVRMYLTQMGEIPLLSRDKEISLAQKIEVTRRRFRRKVLECDYALRNVFETLKRVQTGDLPFDRTIKVSQTENLEKDKILQRMPHNLRTLEPLMEHNVEDFNRLIDERTPEGDKDALRAGLKSRRRKTVTLVEELSIRTQKVQPLMKKLEQISLRMDELERAVDAMKGNRAAKEERGNLEKELLDLMLITLEEPASLRKRVQIMRQRFAEYEQAKRELSGGNLRLVVSIAKKYRNRGLSFLDLIQEGNTGLMRAVDKYEYRRGFKFSTYATWWIRQAITRAIADQARTIRIPVHMIETMSKLRNVSKKLLQEMGREPTIEETAKAAGISYEETKRVLKISRHPISLDRPVGESEDSYFGDFIEDDSVESPVNAATNEMLKDKIEGVLKTLTYREREIIKLRYGLGDGYTYTLEEVGRIFKVTRERVRQIEAKAVRKLQHPVRSRQLEGFLDVGLTTTTTNKK, encoded by the coding sequence ATGGACTGGCAGAACGACGAGGTGCTCAAGGCCCTCATCGCCAAAGGTAAGTTGAACGGATCACTTACCTACGACGAGGTCAACCAGGCCCTCCCGGAAGGGACGTCCGAGGCGGACCGGCTCGGCGAGATCCTCGAACTGCTCGAGCAGAACGGGATCAACGTCATCGACGAGGCCGACACCGAAGAGGACGGGGAGACGGCCGAGGCGCTCGTCGCCGAGGTTCTCCTGGCCGACGCCGAGATCCCGTTTGAAGACAGTGACGGTGACGGCCGGCACATCGACGACCCGGTCCGCATGTACCTGACGCAGATGGGCGAGATCCCGCTGCTCTCGCGGGACAAGGAAATCTCCCTCGCGCAGAAGATCGAAGTCACCCGCCGGCGGTTCCGCCGCAAAGTGCTCGAATGCGACTACGCGCTGCGGAACGTGTTCGAGACGCTGAAGCGGGTCCAGACCGGGGATCTCCCGTTCGACCGGACGATCAAGGTCTCTCAAACTGAGAACCTGGAAAAAGACAAGATCCTCCAGCGGATGCCGCACAACCTGCGGACGCTCGAACCGCTGATGGAACACAACGTCGAGGACTTCAACCGGCTCATCGACGAGCGGACTCCCGAAGGCGACAAGGACGCTCTCCGAGCTGGCCTCAAGTCGCGGCGGCGGAAGACGGTCACGCTCGTCGAGGAACTGTCGATCCGGACCCAGAAAGTCCAGCCGTTGATGAAGAAGCTGGAGCAGATCAGCCTGCGGATGGACGAGCTCGAGCGGGCCGTCGACGCGATGAAGGGCAACCGCGCGGCCAAAGAAGAACGGGGCAACTTAGAAAAAGAACTACTCGACCTCATGCTGATTACGCTCGAAGAACCTGCCAGCCTGCGGAAGCGGGTCCAGATCATGCGGCAGCGGTTCGCCGAGTACGAGCAGGCCAAGCGGGAACTCTCGGGGGGCAACCTGCGGCTCGTGGTGAGCATTGCCAAGAAGTACCGCAACCGCGGCCTGAGCTTTCTCGATTTGATCCAGGAAGGGAACACCGGCCTGATGCGGGCGGTGGACAAGTACGAATACCGCCGCGGGTTCAAGTTCAGTACGTATGCGACGTGGTGGATTCGGCAGGCGATCACGCGGGCGATCGCCGACCAGGCGCGGACGATCCGCATCCCGGTCCACATGATCGAGACGATGAGCAAGCTACGGAACGTCTCGAAGAAACTGCTCCAGGAAATGGGCCGCGAGCCGACCATCGAGGAGACGGCCAAGGCCGCAGGGATCAGTTACGAGGAGACGAAGCGCGTCCTCAAGATCAGCCGGCACCCGATCAGCCTCGACCGGCCCGTCGGCGAAAGCGAAGACAGCTACTTCGGCGACTTCATCGAGGACGACTCGGTCGAATCGCCGGTGAACGCGGCCACGAACGAGATGCTGAAGGACAAGATCGAGGGCGTCCTCAAGACCCTGACCTACCGCGAGCGGGAGATCATCAAGCTGCGGTACGGCCTGGGCGACGGGTACACGTACACGCTCGAAGAAGTCGGCCGCATCTTCAAGGTGACCCGCGAGCGCGTCCGGCAGATCGAGGCGAAGGCCGTCCGCAAACTGCAACACCCGGTCCGCAGCCGCCAGCTCGAAGGCTTCCTCGATGTCGGGCTGACGACAACGACGACGAACAAGAAATAA
- the dnaG gene encoding DNA primase codes for MPPVSVELKKQVKAANDIVDVIATYIPVLPAGKALKAVCPFHNDTRPSLQIDRHYQNFRCWSCDARGDVFDFVMKFEKIAFPEALHLLARRAGIALDPAAQSPHDHARARMLDAMKWAEQEYTGCLLDDPTAEEAREYLGQRRLSGATVRKFGLGYAPLSGEWLTRRADEQQVPFDLLTDIGLLIARDEGGKFFDRFRDRVMFPIRDVRGQAVGFGGRVLPGSPLAARGPKYYNSADTPLFNKSDLLYGLDLARHAGSAAGFLAVVEGYTDVMMAHQCGVANVVAPMGTALTARHVAQLRRYVPKVVLVFDADDGGNSGVDRALELFIGHDAELAIATLPDGLDPCDLLVTPGGPEAFKQALAGARDALEFKLNQLWEREAGTTVEGQRRIVDTILGVMALAQSIPSQAVQVRQELIVSRLAHRIGLRQETVWARFAELKATRRRQEAERPQPSFRRGPAPGTVPQTTAPADFLARGAVPMIERQLLELLLADPDLVPVAVERIKPEVLKHAELRRMLSELYALHAAGMTPDLDALRVRLIDRPDLAGAAMDLQNVGRHMTERGEGAAWLDRVLKRFAEQTAETEQKAVKAELTSGPTDPDKTNELLYRLMGRTAPGRN; via the coding sequence CAGAATTTCCGCTGCTGGTCGTGTGACGCCCGCGGGGACGTGTTCGACTTCGTGATGAAGTTCGAAAAGATCGCGTTCCCCGAAGCCCTCCACCTCCTCGCCCGGCGGGCCGGGATTGCCCTCGACCCGGCCGCCCAGAGCCCGCACGACCACGCCCGCGCCCGGATGCTCGACGCCATGAAGTGGGCGGAGCAGGAGTACACCGGCTGCCTACTGGACGACCCGACGGCCGAAGAAGCCCGTGAATACCTGGGCCAGCGCCGCCTCTCCGGTGCTACGGTTCGGAAGTTCGGCCTCGGCTACGCTCCGCTTTCCGGTGAATGGCTGACCCGGCGGGCCGACGAACAACAGGTTCCGTTCGACCTGCTGACCGATATCGGCTTACTCATCGCCCGCGACGAGGGCGGCAAGTTTTTCGACAGGTTCCGGGACCGGGTGATGTTCCCGATCCGGGATGTCCGCGGGCAGGCGGTCGGATTCGGGGGGCGGGTTCTGCCGGGGTCGCCGCTCGCCGCCCGCGGTCCGAAGTATTACAACTCGGCCGACACCCCACTTTTCAACAAAAGCGACCTCTTGTACGGCCTCGACCTCGCCCGCCACGCCGGTTCGGCCGCGGGTTTCCTCGCGGTGGTCGAGGGATATACCGATGTCATGATGGCGCATCAATGCGGAGTCGCGAACGTGGTCGCGCCGATGGGCACGGCCCTGACCGCCCGGCACGTCGCCCAGCTCCGCCGGTATGTGCCGAAGGTCGTTTTGGTGTTCGACGCCGACGACGGCGGGAACTCCGGCGTCGACCGCGCACTCGAACTGTTCATCGGCCACGACGCGGAACTCGCCATCGCCACCCTCCCGGACGGGCTCGACCCGTGCGACCTGCTCGTCACCCCGGGCGGCCCGGAGGCGTTCAAGCAGGCGCTCGCCGGGGCGCGAGACGCCCTGGAGTTTAAGTTGAATCAGTTGTGGGAGCGGGAGGCGGGCACGACGGTCGAGGGGCAGCGCCGGATCGTGGACACGATCCTGGGCGTGATGGCACTCGCGCAGTCGATCCCGAGCCAGGCCGTGCAGGTCCGCCAGGAGCTGATCGTCTCCCGCCTCGCCCACCGCATCGGCCTCCGACAAGAGACAGTCTGGGCAAGATTTGCCGAATTGAAGGCGACCCGCCGCCGTCAAGAAGCCGAACGCCCGCAACCGTCATTCCGCCGTGGTCCCGCTCCGGGTACCGTCCCCCAAACGACTGCCCCGGCCGATTTCCTGGCCCGCGGGGCCGTACCGATGATCGAGCGGCAGCTCCTGGAACTGCTGCTCGCCGACCCCGACCTCGTCCCGGTCGCGGTCGAGCGGATTAAACCCGAGGTGCTGAAGCACGCCGAGTTGCGTAGGATGCTCAGCGAGCTGTACGCGCTACATGCGGCCGGCATGACGCCGGACCTGGACGCCCTCCGGGTCCGATTGATCGACCGGCCCGACCTCGCCGGGGCCGCGATGGATTTGCAAAACGTCGGCCGGCACATGACCGAACGGGGAGAAGGGGCCGCGTGGCTCGACCGCGTGCTAAAACGGTTTGCCGAGCAAACCGCCGAGACCGAGCAAAAGGCGGTCAAGGCCGAGCTGACGTCCGGGCCGACCGACCCGGACAAAACCAACGAACTGTTGTACCGCTTGATGGGTCGAACAGCACCGGGTCGGAATTAG
- a CDS encoding DUF2760 domain-containing protein, whose translation MDTAAILFGFVLGVGLTAFVLAVALVARAGSLGRAIEGLTLMGRANVDPAFATKLAELLGLPPAPAPAAPTAPAPVSLPKAPPPPPKPTGEPLRLLSLLQTEARLVDFLMEDIAAAADQQIGQAVREIHRKAQKVLKDHLTLEEILAGADGDTVTVQRGFDPSAIRVIGNVTGQPPFTGELQHPGWKVKEMNLPPQPEGQNPFVIQPAEVQLP comes from the coding sequence ATGGACACGGCGGCGATCCTGTTCGGGTTTGTACTCGGGGTTGGGTTGACGGCGTTTGTGCTGGCGGTGGCTTTGGTCGCGCGGGCGGGAAGTCTGGGCCGCGCGATTGAAGGGTTGACGCTGATGGGACGGGCGAACGTCGACCCGGCTTTCGCCACCAAGCTGGCCGAACTCCTCGGCCTGCCCCCCGCCCCTGCGCCGGCCGCCCCGACAGCCCCCGCCCCCGTCTCCCTCCCGAAAGCACCGCCGCCCCCGCCGAAGCCGACGGGCGAACCGCTCCGCCTCCTGTCGCTGCTCCAGACCGAGGCCCGGTTGGTGGACTTCCTGATGGAAGACATCGCGGCCGCGGCCGATCAGCAAATTGGTCAGGCAGTCCGCGAGATTCACCGCAAGGCCCAGAAGGTTCTCAAGGATCACCTCACGCTCGAAGAAATCCTCGCCGGTGCGGACGGCGACACCGTAACCGTGCAACGCGGCTTCGACCCGTCGGCGATTCGCGTGATCGGGAACGTGACCGGCCAGCCGCCGTTCACGGGCGAACTCCAACACCCGGGCTGGAAGGTCAAGGAAATGAACCTGCCGCCACAGCCGGAAGGGCAGAACCCGTTCGTCATCCAGCCGGCGGAAGTTCAGCTGCCGTGA